In the genome of Candidatus Methylomirabilis lanthanidiphila, one region contains:
- the tuf_2 gene encoding elongation factor Tu, with translation GDNVSMAVELIQPIAMEKELRFAIREGGRTVGAGVVSEVVE, from the coding sequence GGAGACAACGTGAGTATGGCGGTCGAACTGATTCAGCCGATTGCCATGGAGAAGGAGTTGCGCTTCGCCATCCGCGAGGGCGGCCGCACCGTTGGGGCCGGCGTGGTGAGCGAGGTCGTGGAGTAG